Part of the Anopheles coluzzii chromosome 3, AcolN3, whole genome shotgun sequence genome is shown below.
TGTGATTAATTGGAAAGGTTGCTGTGCAAACATGTCGTCCGTTACCGAGCCGTCGATGATGAATCGAACTTTTTGGCCCTAAAGATAAAGACCTgaaatgttattttgttttttgggcgaATATCTACACACAAGTAGAAAGTATGAGAAGTTCCATGTTCCATTGCCAGAGGCAAATGCATGTCCTAAAGCAGAACGAACATAGATCACGCTACTACGTGGTGAGCCCGATTAAAGCTTAGCGGTACGGTCTTGTAACTTCTCTCGCCGCAAGCAACAACACACCTGTTGGATAAGATTTCTTTCTCATTTTGGGGCGGGTTGGCAAAAAGTTGGCATTAATCCACTCAGTGCCCCTCCTCAGTGAGAAAGGTTGCTTTCGACGAGCGTTAAGTGGAGTAGCTTTTGGCACATCATAAAACCTCAAACGTGCACATCCTACTAAACaacggtcgtcgtcgtcgtcgtcttccaGTCGATACGCTAACACATGTGTGCCGTCAAACCCGAGGCGGGGCACTATATCGTGCTGGTCGTGTGGCACTGGCTAGGGCTAGTAATTCATTGACCCTGACCATGGGTCGCTGGGGATCTGTTGCCCCTTTCCCCCATTTATTAACGCGAACGGTGGGAGCGCGGTGGGAAATTTATGACGCCTAAAGTTTGCACACTGACTGGGCATTTACACGGAATTACGCTTTGAATACGGTAACACAGAATTAGAGACTTACGGGTTGCCTCGATTCCTCCTGATGGTTTCTAACATCGACAGTAATTCATCATTCTCGTCTAGCGCACATCACGATTGCACGTGTGAATCTGTCTATCTTGAAGTCTACATGCTCCCATTCATAAGTGGCGCCACCATCTGCATGAAAATAGCGACAGACGACAGGCGGAATAAAGAATGCACCTCGCCCTGTTAGATGCAGCACATCGTTGCACTAGCGAACCTTCTCACACCCCGCGACGACCCAATTCGAAGCGCGCGCACATCATTATGCAACTGCAGTAGTGGTGCAAGAGTTGCACGGCGTGTGATGATTCCCAGGTTGAGACAAGCACGCGCTTTGATGGCGCCCGAAGTTAAGCCGCACCCCGGGGGGGAGGTGCTGAGCGAAGTCTGTGTTCTAGCGCGCTAgaatttaaatgttatttaattcgTCATCGTCTCGAGCGTTCTTTGCTGCAGTTTTCCCATGATTATGCGAACCGATGGACGCAACTTGCTCTCCGCGCGAGGGATAAGGCAAAGTTTTCTACCCCTCCAAGAAACTAAGCTAAACGCCGGTTTGCTGCTCTGTACTTTGAAGCGAACTTCCGTTTTTCTACGATTTCTTCGCTATTGTGCCGGTTCCGGTGTGGAAGTAAAAACTGCGGGAAGCTGTGTCGTACTCGCGCTCTCCAGGTACGATGACTTGTGGAGCAGTAGAAGCAGAAAGCGGGCATAATTCTTGGCCTTTTCGGTCCAGCTTTTCCAGCCCTGAGGGTGGTGGAGGGTCCGCCAAGCGTTGAGAAAAGTAACTGCGCATTCGTTGGACGCAATGGCAAATTGATGGAAGCCCGGAAAGTCACGTCCGGGCAGTGTCGAAAGCCGTTTAATTGGTATTTTCTTCGGAATTTTCGCACATTAGACGGTGTGAAGAGCGGTAGAGCAGCCAGCAGCCCCAGTGTTACGCCTCAAAGCGTCGGGATAAACGATCATAATTTCAACATCATTAGCCACCACCACGCCAATGGTGCGGAGAGGAAATTGGTTGCAGAAATTGAGTGCTGCTACGGGTTGAGTGCTAATGTGTAATACGCAGTGCAGGTGTTGCAGATTTTGCAGAGCCGTTGAGCAAACTTACTCGATGTCAAGCATCATGATTGGAATTCagttccaacaaaaaaaaatacacacaggAAAGAACACATCCTCCTAAGCCTTGGAGATTAAACCCCATTTAGCACCAAGCCTTTTCATATGATGTCAGTTTTACAatcccaccagcagcagcgcgcatACGTTTGTGGTGTTGTTTTATGGgaccgtgtttttttttgtgccctCTCATTTAGATATTTTGTTGCAACCGCAACCTTCAACCTTAACCTCAACGATAGCCCCTTTTCGCTATGATCTTCCAAAGAGATGAAGATGACATCAACCTCACCAAGCGGTGATTATGTTTTGTACGCCAATCCTGGGGCTACGGCTTAGGACAACGGAAGAAGCACTGTTCTGAGCTCTGAGTCATTGGTGTTTCTCGCAAGGCTCCACAACTCATCCCCAGGTAGCAGGTAGtggcaacagcaaaaaagaaggcTCCGAATGGTCAACGTGTCAGAAAAGGTTTAGCGATCGCGGGGAAGATCACGCGATCACTGTCTAGAGATGGGAACACATTGGAGCAATGTTCTGTACTTCCAGCTCAGCTACGTGCTGACATCACTCGAGGTGAATTTGAATCCGTCCGGAGAACAATCAGACCCGTGGAGAACCTCTCACACACAATTGTGCATTGGAGTTGGCAAATGCTGTGCCGGCCGACCGATCCAAACGATCGATGTCGAATGTTGAATGGATGATGAATCAATTGCGCGATTCTGACGCGCGTGCATTTTGAGTGGGTCACAGCCGGATTGTCAGAAGCGGGTTAGAAGCGAGGAAGAAGAGGGCTTGGAGTAtgtacaacaacaataataatcgTGTTCCCTTCATTTCATCTGACGCAGTACTGCGTCACACCGTCGCGTTTAATGCCTTCCGATACTGATTTCCCATatatttctcttctttttttctttcttcttacTTTGTAGACTCATCGGTGTGGATGCTGGAATTCTGCGTCGCCTGGTCGTACTGTGGATTACAGAAACTGGCACGGGATATTAAAAACGATGACATAGGTTCGCCGAGAAGTCGTCGAGAGCTTTGTGTGATTGAATGTGCTTTCAAGTCATTGGGATTTAAGTGTcagatgttgttgctgcttggAAGACGTCGAGGACACAACTAGAGCTGGATCAATCTGCTCTCAACCTATCATACTCTCAACAAATTTTGGAGATTACTCAATCTCTCACCGCACGAACCAAACGACGAACCCTGCCAGATCCGTTGGACCAACTAGAGCCTACCCAAGCAACAGGAGAGTTCATTAAGAGCACTCCCCGCTGCAACTAGCATACTAGCGCATACCATACCACTTTTTTTACGCCAACCCCTTACCCTTCAGTGTGCACCGCCAGTAGTGCGCAAAACCGGCCCCAAGCTGAAGCTCCCGAACGTTATCAGAATGCGTCGCAACTGGCTTCTGCGCTGCAGCATCCTGATCAACGTGGCTGTGGTGCTGTACATCGCCAGCCATCTGCTGATCGGGAGCGGCAACTTTGCCCTCGGCCCGTCCTACATAATATCGGATGAGGtgctgaagcagcagcagcagcagccggcggCAGCCGCCGAACAGTACAAACAGTATCTACCGCCCGCCCAGCAGCGGTTGCTCGAGGCGGAGCAGCAACTGTAcgaggtgcagcagcagcagcagcagcagcaggcgcaaCAATCAGTCCAGCAAGGACACAGCACTTTAGTGTTAAAAATTCAAGAAAATGGGGTAAGAAAAACCGAGCTGTTGACGTAAGGTTCCATGCTTTCAGCACACGTTGCCCTCGGAACGAGGCACATTAGCAAGCGGCCTAATGAAGTTTAATGTCacaaaccatacacacacatgcacatatcCGTTCGTCTGAAATTGCTCACTCGCGCTCGTTCATTCTTTACACGGTTCAAATGAAACATTTGGACAGCAGCCGAGTTGGAATGGGGGtattttttttgggggatttTTAATGTCGAAATTCGTCAGTCAACTCtgcggtgcgtgcgtgcaaGTGGCGATCGTAAATGGCAAAAATGACTAATGGTGTCGACGACGCAGCGTACGTGAGGTGATTGCATGTTGCGTTGTTCGTCCGATTTTAAATggggatgcagcagcagcagcgcggcaGCGGTGGTACTTGCACGACGCGGTACATGTCCGCTGCAAGTCTCAGTGTACGGATCGGAACAGGTAACAGCGATCCTCTGGCTAAAAATAGGATTGCGCCAACAAACTAACAGCACAaactgctggctggctgcgaGTTAGAAAGTTTTAGTTCTTTTCGAGCCtgatgaatattcaaatattCGACAAACGGTGTGATGGCGGTGAAACCCTGATGAACCATGTGGTTTGAAGCTACCCAAGCTTGGCTGGCAAGCTAgctctgcgtttttttttatgacagaCGAACGGGGATGAACGTTCTCTCGCGTTTTTTGGGGGTGTTTTAtggatattttatttcttacaCACGACGTCTTCTATATCGCTTAAAGAGGAACCAAACCGCCCGGAGCCCGTCGGTTTCTAGCGCATCTAGAGCATTTGTCTATCCGGCCAGCGCCACACTATGGGATTCTTTCAGAGCGGATAGTGAGAAGAGTGCCCAAACCCCCCCGGCAAgaacaacaccatcatcacgaGCCCAATCTATCGTGAACCGGGATACCGTTAGAGTTGCTGTGTCCCCCGCGCCAGTTATCGATCGGGTGGGGCAATTAGCATAAATAAATTTTGTTGGGCCATTCTTTGGCCGAAGGAAGCCGTAAATCGATGGGCGCGCGCAGACTGGCAAAAAATCTCAGTGCTGAAGAACACACTATAGTGTTGCTCCAGCACACAGGCACACCAATTAGGATCGGAGTCTTTGGAGCCACCAAGAAAGCCCAAAAACTTTTCGatagaagttttttttttgtttcgcggCTTTatctttgctttgctgttttaaaaaagaaatttatttgtttgccaaTATTTTACTCTGCGACCTAACGGAATCCGATACCGAGGATGCTGTTAAACTTTAAAGCTTCGGCTCAGATCTCCGGTCAGTCATCTCGAGCCTATTTCGTTTCTTCTTCTCGGACATGGGACAacattttgttgtgtgttgtcgTGGATTTGATCATTTCTGTCTTTGCAAACACACGCCCTCGTTTTAAACTGTGCTTTACGCGTGTGCTTTTGGTTTGATCAGGTTTGGCAATCACTCTTTATAGGCCGTGTCATATTTACCGTAAGTCTGGCCTGtgtggttccatttttttttttgggaaaaacGCCGGCACGCAGACGACGACGTCGTGCGAGATGATAAATATTTGCACAGCGCGCACAAGAGATCCGTCCGCTGACATTGCGAACATCGGGCCTCGGCTATCAATTATGTAGGGCGAGGAGCGAAACGAAATGGGAGAGGAGGGGGTGGTAAAGAGACGCCGAATTAAGTTGCCAATGTGACGTGTTCCTGGCAGCGTGCGCTATTACGCGGAGAATACAAATGACCGACGAAGCTTTTGGTCTGTACCGCGCATTAATGGACGCCAGTGCCGCGTTTACCCGGGAGAGGATGGACTGCCAGAGGAGAGAGCATTCCCGGGACGGATGTATGTCATTTGCGAAAGACATTGCTTATGCACCGTCCTTCTTTTGTGTGTCTCCGTTGCGTCCGAAAATCTCTTCCCTGCCCTGGTGTAGGAGGAAAGGAAGGCATAAAGCTCGCCCGGGACAGAAGCGACAGGAAGCGAAGCTGCAGGTTGGCATTCTTCGGGCCATGTGGGAAGAGCCGTTTTGCGAACGTGATTTTGCGATTTAAAGCGATTTCAGCGAGAATCGGGCGGTGGAAAATTGGGTCAACAAGGCGTGGacaaagggaaaaaggggttGATTGCGAAACTGTATGATTGATGCGAGAACCCCCTTGTTGTTCTTCCCGATGTGTGCTTTGCAGATTGGCGTGCAGGAAGTGTCCCAGCAATTGCAGCAGACGCGACAGCTCGCACAGAGCGGTggcaatcagcagcagcagcagcagcagcaggaacagttGATGCTGGAAGCGCGCGATGTAGATAACAGTAATCTTAATGTAGACGATAGTCGTTTCGATGTGCCAACGGAGCGGAGCACCGTCCGGAAGATGGGCGATGTGCTCTACCAGGacggtcagcagcagcagcagcaggtggtggtggctgcgGGTGGCATTGTACCCGTAAgcgtcggtggtggtgcgacCGGTGCGCTCAACGGTACCGATATCTTTTCCACCACCGCGTCCATGGATGCTGACGTGAAGCTGAGGTAAGCTGTGTTAGGGACTCCTTGGGAAGCAACGAGCGCCTTAACCGATTCTCCTTCTTCCAACACAGATCGCTGCTCAACTGCCACGACCGGGACTACGAGCCGTACATCGGGCAGCGGGGCGACTTCTGGGTGATGCGGAACTACATCCGGGCGGAGCACGGTGATCTGCGGTGCCACGAAACCATCACCTACACGACGCACGCCGACTACACGTTTCTGGACAATTTGGTACCACTGCTGGAACGGTAACGGAGAACAATTGGTTGAGCAAAACATCGATCTTGAGCTTTATTAATTctatatttgtttctttctgcAGGTGGAACGCTCCAGTCAGCCTTGCGCTTCACGCACCCGGCACGGACTTTGTGCCGACGATCAATTCGATAAAGTATCTAAGAGACTGCATACCAGAGAGTCATTTAGTCCGACAGTTTGTCacatttcatatttattttagtAGTAAACATATTCCAAAACTCGTAAGTATGACCGTTTTAAGGGATTTTTTGCAAGGATTGTCACTGTTTTTCTACGCTTTTTGTATGATTTGGTCGATTTATTGACAATTTTTCAATCGATTTCGAATCTTTCCAACGTTTAATAGAcaatttacagggttttccatatcaatttccaatgtctACATCATTTTCATTGcctgcaagatgtttttcaacagctgtcaaatgatgTATTGACATCACGATAATGCTAcagttcttccacatgattttcaacccACCTCAAGTCGGTTTGAGTTTGACGGTTCTTttgaaatgtgttgaaaatcatgcgtaCAAATCTGAAAAATTACTGTTATGCAAAGAAAACATTTGAccgctgttgaaaaacatactGCAGGCGGTGAATAATGTTGTGCACATTCAATCACGACgtgtaaaaccctgtataaaCAATTCAACCCAAACAATTGAGAAATAATCAATACTGGAGTTTCCGaatcactttcgaatgtgtacatcattattcaccggctgcaagatgtttttcaacagctgtcaaatagtGTATTTGCATCATAATACAATATCAGTTCTTACtcataattttcaacacatcacaaagaactatTAAAGTCAATCCAGcatgagacgtgttgaaaatcatgtggaagaccTGAAAAATAAATGTGATGCAAGAActacatttgacagctgtttaaaaatatctcgcaagcaatgaaaaatattgtagACATCggaatttgactcgaaaacCCCTGAAATTGTGGGACAGATTCACAAATATTAGAGAAATTGACAATGCAGGGGTTTTCAAgccactttcgaatgtgcacatcattatttACCACATCCaagatgttgaaaatcatgtggaagtaTTGAAATTTCATAATGATgaaaatacaccatttgacagctgttgaaaaacatctcggaGGTGGTGACtaatgatgtgcacattcgaaagtgacttggaaaatccTTTAAATCGCtgaaagtatttaaaaaatgtcgAAAAACTATGACAAAGTATCCTTGTCATAGTTTGGCGCACTCTTCCATACTAATGCTAatccttcttctccttcacATTTTAGGTTCCTAAACACAATCAAGTATTAGACACGCCGTACAACTGCTCGCTGGCGATACCGTACTTCAACGTGTCGGCGGCGCAGCTGTACAAGACGCAGAAGAAGCTGCTCTACCCGGTGAACGTCGGGCGCAACATTGCCCGCGATGCGGCGATGACCCATTTCCTTCTAGCTAGCGATATTGAATTGTACCCCAACCCTGGGCTGGTGCACAAGTTTCTCGAAATGATCGCCCGGAACGAGCCGGTGCTGCAGCGTAAGAATCCCAGGTATGTGGCGCTTGGTGTCTAGCTTGGTGCGTTTTGGTGAGCATTGTCTGACGAGCGA
Proteins encoded:
- the LOC120960203 gene encoding beta-1,4-glucuronyltransferase 1, which gives rise to MRRNWLLRCSILINVAVVLYIASHLLIGSGNFALGPSYIISDEVLKQQQQQPAAAAEQYKQYLPPAQQRLLEAEQQLYEVQQQQQQQQAQQSVQQGHSTLVLKIQENGIGVQEVSQQLQQTRQLAQSGGNQQQQQQQQEQLMLEARDVDNSNLNVDDSRFDVPTERSTVRKMGDVLYQDGQQQQQQVVVAAGGIVPVSVGGGATGALNGTDIFSTTASMDADVKLRSLLNCHDRDYEPYIGQRGDFWVMRNYIRAEHGDLRCHETITYTTHADYTFLDNLVPLLERWNAPVSLALHAPGTDFVPTINSIKYLRDCIPESHLVRQFVTFHIYFSSKHIPKLVPKHNQVLDTPYNCSLAIPYFNVSAAQLYKTQKKLLYPVNVGRNIARDAAMTHFLLASDIELYPNPGLVHKFLEMIARNEPVLQRKNPRVFPLPIFEVDNNSPVPRDKAELQELLRSGKAIPFHKRVCSSCHGVPKSKEWIAANETDDLGVFHIGKRIGYFVHWEPIYIGTHADPHYDERLSWEGKSDKMTQGYALCVLDYDFHILDNGFLVHKPGIKVLKKDPKRAMLAAKTNQLIKKIIYPELQVMYGTRKGCAV